From one Sulfurimonas sp. HSL-3221 genomic stretch:
- a CDS encoding DUF3015 family protein — translation MKKVLVSLAAVAALSSAAFAGVNSQTGCGLGAMIIKDDSSALMLALQATTNGTSANQTFGITSGTSGCKRMPLVMNDRAAEFVASNMDQLAKEAAIGGGESVDTLAELLKVDDKAAFAASLQQNYNSIYTSGDVKMADVLDNIATVEG, via the coding sequence ATGAAAAAAGTACTTGTAAGTCTTGCTGCGGTTGCGGCACTCAGTTCGGCGGCATTCGCCGGTGTCAATAGCCAGACAGGCTGCGGTCTCGGTGCGATGATCATCAAAGATGACAGCTCCGCGCTGATGCTCGCCCTGCAGGCGACAACGAACGGTACCTCTGCCAACCAGACCTTCGGTATTACGTCCGGTACATCCGGCTGTAAGCGCATGCCGCTGGTGATGAACGACCGTGCGGCCGAATTCGTCGCATCCAACATGGATCAGCTCGCAAAAGAGGCGGCGATCGGCGGCGGTGAAAGCGTCGATACGCTCGCGGAACTGCTTAAAGTCGACGACAAAGCGGCTTTTGCGGCTTCCCTGCAGCAAAACTACAACAGCATCTACACGTCCGGCGACGTCAAGATGGCTGACGTTCTCGACAACATCGCAACCGTCGAGGGCTGA
- a CDS encoding Lnb N-terminal periplasmic domain-containing protein yields MIVMILPYILQANVLENALEKAAATGVAKSRYWHLLLHMPSDVSEVDDPAFFLAPGGKCDAEAELNATLAALYNETRFDDNATGCRFPARRAWLQETLGLEGLPELHCSAYETLVRKMDPQSVTLVFSSAHINSPASMFGHTFLRIDSSYESKMLSYAINYAAGADPDKENGVVFAVKGLFGGYPGFYSLLPYYEKLKEYRDTEQRDVWEYDLDLDHDEVMAMIRHIWELKGVYNWYFFFDENCSYNMLWLMEIARPDVDVRGHFAYHIIPMETVHATEEERLVRAKHYRPSKRTLLLAYEKVLDRRGETEAMALADGTLTPGTVLNDSARDTQMKRYTLEAASELAEYRLMKGAVDKATYSERFHAILSARASLGKGEKLPVATPRNPDEGHRATRAQLGTGWRDGHPYQQLGIRPAYHDLGDSDIGFMPGTQIEFLDLLARYDQDGAAVEKATIVSITSIAPQSAFFKPFSWRMHAGWDQNFISRDTLFSMAVGAGVAAGGTWGYGYALAEPELFVTDKGYGALKTTLGLLFEVGGGSKLAAEGGYRFYADGMRQWTGRVEHTSRLSQNNALKLAFDYTDKTAGAQRSFTAEFVHYY; encoded by the coding sequence ATGATAGTGATGATATTGCCGTACATCCTGCAGGCAAACGTATTGGAAAACGCCCTGGAAAAGGCGGCGGCGACGGGGGTGGCCAAAAGCCGCTACTGGCACCTGCTGCTGCATATGCCCTCAGACGTCAGCGAAGTCGACGATCCGGCGTTTTTCCTCGCCCCCGGAGGCAAGTGCGACGCGGAAGCCGAACTCAATGCGACGCTCGCGGCGCTTTACAATGAAACCCGCTTCGACGACAACGCGACGGGGTGCCGCTTTCCCGCCCGCCGCGCCTGGCTGCAGGAGACATTGGGACTGGAGGGGTTGCCGGAGCTGCACTGTAGCGCCTACGAGACGCTGGTGCGGAAGATGGACCCGCAGTCGGTGACGCTGGTCTTCTCGTCGGCGCATATCAACTCCCCGGCTTCCATGTTCGGCCACACTTTCTTGCGTATCGACTCCTCCTATGAATCGAAGATGCTCTCCTATGCCATCAATTACGCCGCCGGCGCAGACCCGGACAAGGAGAACGGCGTCGTCTTCGCGGTCAAAGGGCTCTTCGGGGGCTACCCCGGTTTTTACTCCCTGCTGCCCTATTATGAAAAGCTCAAAGAGTACCGGGATACGGAACAGCGCGACGTTTGGGAGTACGACCTGGACCTAGACCATGACGAGGTGATGGCCATGATCCGCCACATCTGGGAGCTCAAGGGGGTGTACAACTGGTACTTCTTCTTTGACGAGAACTGTTCGTACAATATGCTCTGGCTGATGGAGATCGCCCGGCCGGACGTCGATGTGCGCGGCCACTTCGCCTATCACATCATCCCGATGGAGACCGTGCATGCCACCGAGGAGGAGAGGCTGGTACGGGCCAAGCACTACCGTCCCTCGAAACGGACACTGCTGCTGGCCTACGAAAAGGTACTGGACCGCCGCGGCGAAACCGAAGCCATGGCACTGGCCGACGGGACGCTTACCCCCGGGACAGTCCTGAACGACTCGGCACGTGACACGCAGATGAAACGCTACACCCTTGAAGCCGCATCGGAGCTGGCCGAGTACCGTTTGATGAAAGGAGCGGTGGACAAAGCGACCTATTCGGAGCGTTTCCACGCCATCCTCTCCGCCCGGGCGTCGCTGGGGAAGGGGGAGAAGCTGCCGGTGGCAACGCCGCGCAATCCTGACGAGGGGCACCGGGCGACCCGGGCGCAGTTGGGGACGGGATGGCGGGACGGCCACCCCTATCAGCAGCTGGGCATTCGCCCGGCCTATCACGACCTCGGCGACAGTGACATCGGATTCATGCCGGGAACGCAGATCGAGTTTTTGGACCTTCTGGCGCGCTATGACCAAGACGGTGCCGCGGTCGAAAAGGCGACCATCGTCTCCATTACGTCCATCGCCCCGCAGAGCGCCTTTTTTAAACCCTTCTCCTGGCGGATGCACGCGGGGTGGGACCAGAACTTCATTTCTCGGGACACGCTCTTCAGTATGGCCGTGGGAGCGGGCGTCGCGGCGGGAGGCACATGGGGGTACGGGTATGCCCTGGCGGAGCCGGAACTGTTCGTGACGGACAAAGGGTACGGTGCGCTCAAAACGACGCTCGGGCTCCTTTTCGAAGTGGGGGGAGGTTCCAAGCTGGCCGCGGAAGGGGGGTACCGTTTCTATGCGGACGGGATGCGCCAGTGGACGGGACGGGTGGAACACACCAGCCGCCTTTCACAGAACAACGCCCTGAAACTTGCCTTCGACTACACGGATAAAACGGCGGGAGCGCAACGCAGTTTCACGGCTGAATTTGTCCACTATTATTAA
- a CDS encoding Rieske 2Fe-2S domain-containing protein yields MERRNFLKVLSATGAVIAINPSTIGQTLMAKDGALYKRYAKVKLVDGSGAPLKADALKTGENYVFNYPYAGTSCLLVNLPMPTAKDVELTDEFGNEYVWKGGVGSKGTIVAYSGICPHQLTHINKNDSFITFRNPGERFAGDIVCDGHTSVYDAERGCRVKEGKAPQPLAAIVLEVGSDNTLWAVGVLGKDKFHEFFGSFRRELKEQFGSKRKAKAKVSERAETVLLRDYTRDIVKL; encoded by the coding sequence ATGGAACGCAGAAATTTTTTAAAGGTACTCAGTGCGACGGGTGCGGTGATCGCGATCAACCCTTCCACGATCGGACAGACCCTGATGGCCAAGGACGGCGCCCTCTACAAACGGTACGCCAAGGTGAAGCTTGTCGACGGCAGCGGCGCTCCTTTGAAGGCCGATGCGCTGAAAACGGGCGAGAATTACGTCTTTAACTACCCCTATGCCGGCACATCATGCCTGCTGGTGAATCTGCCGATGCCGACGGCGAAAGACGTTGAACTGACCGACGAATTCGGGAACGAATACGTCTGGAAGGGCGGTGTCGGCAGCAAGGGAACGATTGTCGCCTACAGCGGGATCTGCCCGCACCAGTTGACGCACATCAACAAAAATGACAGTTTCATCACGTTCCGCAATCCCGGAGAGCGTTTTGCGGGGGATATCGTCTGCGACGGGCATACGTCCGTCTACGACGCGGAGCGCGGCTGCCGGGTCAAGGAGGGAAAGGCGCCGCAGCCGCTGGCGGCCATCGTGCTCGAAGTCGGCAGCGACAACACCCTCTGGGCGGTAGGCGTCCTGGGCAAAGACAAATTCCACGAGTTTTTCGGCAGTTTCCGCCGCGAGCTCAAAGAGCAGTTCGGCAGCAAACGCAAGGCGAAAGCCAAGGTGTCCGAACGCGCCGAAACCGTCTTGCTGCGTGACTATACCCGGGACATCGTTAAACTCTGA
- the clpS gene encoding ATP-dependent Clp protease adapter ClpS, producing the protein MSTKKELELEGELLLKEPGQYKVILLNDDYTSMDFVVEVLMSIFHKNYQEAEQIMLDIHRQDRGICGVYTYEVAETKVMQVSRLAREHGYPLKATMEEA; encoded by the coding sequence TTGAGTACCAAAAAAGAGCTTGAACTTGAGGGTGAACTGCTGCTCAAGGAGCCGGGACAATATAAAGTGATTTTGCTCAACGACGACTACACATCGATGGATTTCGTCGTCGAGGTTTTGATGAGTATTTTTCATAAAAATTATCAGGAAGCGGAGCAGATTATGCTCGATATCCACCGCCAGGACCGCGGTATCTGCGGCGTCTATACCTACGAAGTGGCAGAGACCAAAGTGATGCAGGTAAGCCGCCTGGCCCGGGAGCATGGGTACCCGCTCAAGGCAACGATGGAGGAAGCGTGA
- a CDS encoding aminotransferase class I/II-fold pyridoxal phosphate-dependent enzyme encodes MNRFEAFTTQIVQGSGAKEGAISPVIANSAAFAYGDPETAEGIFNGSVKKPLYARVGNPTSGKLESLLAQMDGGVGAIATSSGMAATTLAVMSLLESGDEIISIGGLFGGTYSFFEETLKRFGIRTAFFDVDALEEVEAVITAKTKLIYLESVGNPNMRLPDIEAVAAIADAHGIALMVDNTVTPLSIQPLKLGADIVVYSTTKLIAGNASALGGAAVFRAIGEGKDKFKTPRYASIHKFIDKMGAMALVAVGKKRAMRDFGMSPSAFNSYLTMLGLETLPLRLDRIIESVEKVVHALKEAGLNVNHPALRDHPHHDRYTTQFSNGTGPLFTIDMGSAEAAYDFLRKTKLVTITANIGDSRTLALHMASTIYSDFGDNERAFLGITPGLIRVSVGLENPDDLIRDFITAAE; translated from the coding sequence ATGAATCGTTTTGAAGCGTTTACGACACAGATCGTGCAGGGGAGCGGGGCGAAAGAGGGGGCAATCTCGCCTGTCATCGCCAACTCGGCAGCCTTCGCGTACGGAGATCCGGAGACGGCGGAGGGGATCTTCAACGGCAGCGTGAAAAAGCCGCTGTATGCCCGTGTGGGCAATCCAACGTCCGGAAAACTGGAAAGCCTCCTGGCTCAGATGGACGGTGGCGTCGGCGCCATCGCGACAAGTTCGGGCATGGCGGCGACGACCCTGGCCGTCATGTCGTTGCTGGAGAGCGGGGACGAGATCATCAGCATCGGCGGTCTGTTCGGGGGGACGTACTCCTTTTTTGAGGAGACCCTGAAACGCTTCGGCATACGTACCGCCTTTTTCGACGTCGATGCCCTCGAAGAGGTCGAAGCGGTTATCACGGCCAAGACAAAGCTGATCTACCTCGAAAGCGTCGGAAACCCGAACATGCGTCTGCCGGATATTGAGGCCGTTGCGGCGATCGCCGATGCCCACGGGATCGCACTGATGGTGGATAATACCGTGACGCCTTTGAGCATCCAGCCGCTGAAGCTCGGCGCGGACATCGTCGTCTACTCGACGACGAAGCTGATCGCCGGAAACGCGTCGGCCCTCGGCGGCGCCGCCGTTTTCCGGGCGATCGGCGAGGGCAAAGACAAGTTCAAGACGCCGCGCTATGCGTCGATTCACAAGTTTATCGACAAAATGGGGGCGATGGCCCTCGTCGCCGTCGGTAAAAAACGGGCGATGCGCGACTTCGGTATGAGCCCGTCGGCGTTCAACAGCTACCTGACGATGCTGGGGCTCGAGACGCTGCCCCTGCGTCTGGACCGGATCATTGAGAGTGTCGAAAAAGTCGTGCACGCCCTGAAAGAGGCGGGGCTGAATGTGAACCACCCGGCCTTGAGGGATCACCCGCACCATGACCGCTATACCACGCAGTTCAGTAACGGGACGGGACCGCTCTTTACGATCGATATGGGAAGCGCGGAGGCCGCATACGATTTTCTGCGCAAAACGAAACTGGTGACGATCACGGCCAATATCGGCGACAGCCGGACACTGGCACTGCATATGGCGTCGACGATCTACAGCGACTTCGGCGACAATGAGCGCGCGTTTCTCGGGATCACGCCGGGTCTGATCCGTGTATCGGTCGGGCTGGAGAACCCCGATGACCTGATCAGGGATTTTATCACGGCGGCCGAGTAA
- a CDS encoding SUMF1/EgtB/PvdO family nonheme iron enzyme encodes MRTIFLFLFLGVSLLFSATVEQMKSEKRYALVIANGLTTETNDDKAVASAQALASFLKSKGFTTVTAFNLDRAELIKTFRSFDKGITPNAVITLAYSGRMVVHDSQAWMMPARMKLEGLPQLRLSAVSFDFLLQKLQRHTPRVSLGIVDAFRYSGKANTTDGELILDAVKDVKEADTLVRWNGKSVSSPFFGHLMQTVGKGHDDMDALADKLSKAGVHSRIAASDFYFNVPAKLLTPADKAWQRAEAKNSVVGYEAFLIAYPESAYNQTAANRINALKAKEKSTAADKGAVTSKNQELEKVEAELKAQQEALARLKAEQQALVGGTEAADEAPQYIEPAEMVAIPEGIFLMGSEQFENSKPVHMVTVKAGLQMSAYEVSNRAYSAFLKATGAKYRKKKLLKNESAAVAYVSWEEAMAYAEWLSKMSGKHYRLPTEAEWEYAARAGSDTLYAWGDSAANAAQYGWVATNAHGFVHSRGLLQPNAFGLFDMVGNVAEWCQDGATPDYKSAPSKAESLVSDNAAMKIIRGGSIKSSAEELSPSYRDVNIPTFRSETTGFRLILEP; translated from the coding sequence ATGCGTACTATTTTCCTCTTTTTGTTCCTGGGTGTTTCGTTACTCTTTTCCGCCACCGTGGAGCAGATGAAGAGTGAGAAGCGTTATGCTCTGGTGATCGCGAACGGACTGACTACCGAGACGAACGACGACAAGGCGGTTGCGTCGGCACAGGCATTGGCGTCTTTTTTGAAATCCAAGGGCTTCACGACGGTCACGGCCTTCAATCTTGACCGGGCGGAGCTCATTAAAACCTTCCGCAGTTTTGACAAAGGGATCACTCCCAATGCCGTCATTACCCTTGCCTACAGCGGACGGATGGTCGTCCATGATTCACAGGCGTGGATGATGCCGGCACGGATGAAATTGGAGGGATTGCCCCAACTGCGCCTCTCCGCCGTCAGTTTTGATTTTCTGCTTCAGAAGCTGCAGCGCCACACTCCCCGGGTCAGCCTGGGCATCGTCGATGCGTTTCGTTACAGCGGCAAAGCGAATACGACGGACGGAGAGCTGATCCTTGACGCCGTCAAGGACGTCAAGGAGGCGGATACCCTCGTGCGCTGGAACGGTAAATCGGTAAGCTCTCCGTTTTTCGGGCATCTTATGCAGACGGTCGGAAAAGGCCATGACGATATGGATGCACTGGCCGACAAGCTCTCCAAGGCGGGAGTCCACTCCCGTATTGCCGCGTCGGATTTCTACTTCAATGTTCCCGCCAAGCTGCTGACGCCCGCGGACAAAGCGTGGCAGCGTGCAGAAGCCAAAAACAGCGTCGTCGGCTATGAAGCCTTTCTGATCGCCTATCCCGAGTCGGCATATAATCAGACAGCAGCCAACCGGATCAACGCGCTCAAAGCCAAAGAGAAGAGCACCGCCGCCGACAAAGGGGCGGTCACTTCCAAGAACCAGGAGCTGGAGAAGGTAGAAGCAGAGCTCAAAGCGCAGCAAGAAGCCCTTGCACGCCTGAAAGCGGAGCAGCAGGCGCTGGTAGGAGGCACAGAGGCCGCGGATGAAGCCCCCCAATACATAGAACCGGCGGAGATGGTGGCGATCCCCGAAGGGATTTTCCTGATGGGTTCCGAGCAGTTTGAAAACAGCAAACCCGTACATATGGTGACGGTCAAAGCGGGGCTGCAAATGAGCGCCTATGAAGTCAGCAACAGAGCCTATAGCGCCTTTTTGAAGGCAACGGGGGCGAAGTACCGCAAGAAAAAACTGCTCAAAAACGAGAGTGCGGCGGTCGCGTACGTCAGCTGGGAAGAGGCCATGGCGTATGCCGAGTGGCTGAGCAAGATGTCGGGCAAGCATTACCGCCTGCCGACAGAAGCGGAGTGGGAGTACGCCGCCCGCGCCGGCAGCGATACGCTTTATGCGTGGGGTGACAGTGCCGCCAATGCCGCCCAGTATGGATGGGTGGCGACCAATGCCCACGGATTCGTGCACTCCCGCGGCCTGCTGCAGCCCAACGCTTTCGGTCTCTTCGACATGGTCGGGAATGTGGCCGAGTGGTGTCAGGACGGGGCGACCCCCGATTATAAAAGCGCCCCTTCCAAAGCGGAGAGTCTCGTCTCCGACAATGCGGCGATGAAGATCATCCGCGGGGGATCCATCAAGAGCAGTGCAGAGGAACTCTCACCCTCCTACCGCGACGTCAATATCCCTACTTTCCGCAGTGAAACCACCGGTTTCCGGCTCATCCTCGAGCCGTGA
- a CDS encoding FAD-dependent oxidoreductase, producing MGLSRRDLLKLSGAAAAAIGAAGCSQMGLGPDEEETTNAGSVGVGTEAALPKTDAPRVVVVGGGWSGLTVAKYVKKYAPNADVVLVEQRGEFMSCPVSNLWLVEAVELDFLIHDYLQAARENNYTFFNATVVGVDKAKRTVMTSDGDLTYDYLVLAPGIDYDYSEWTKEPALERRLRTEFPAGFKPGSEHLTLRNKVLDFEGGNFILTVPGGNYRCLPAPYERACLIADYFKKEGIEGKVVLIDENDDITIKAEGFHSAFDKLYKEYIDYHPGTKIAHFDLDKKEVMTDYDDVIAFEDAAFYPHVRGGKILEVAGVAKDSIFNKMEADINVLTYEVNGHPEIYCGGDVRPMGFSKSGNTANTEGVYIAKRIAAKINGGEETPWESPLTICYSAVASDPVLAISINAGYAYDAKAKRFTFANVYTNETWDGRVGINNGRGLMEWAKGMYRDMFNA from the coding sequence ATGGGATTGTCACGCAGAGATCTGCTCAAACTTTCCGGTGCCGCCGCTGCCGCGATTGGGGCTGCGGGGTGCTCGCAGATGGGACTCGGGCCGGATGAAGAGGAGACGACGAATGCCGGGAGCGTCGGTGTCGGAACGGAAGCGGCGCTGCCGAAAACCGATGCACCGCGGGTGGTCGTCGTCGGCGGCGGATGGTCCGGGTTGACGGTGGCCAAGTACGTTAAGAAGTATGCGCCGAACGCCGACGTCGTGCTGGTCGAACAGCGCGGCGAATTCATGTCCTGCCCGGTCAGCAACCTTTGGCTGGTCGAGGCGGTGGAGCTTGACTTCCTGATACACGACTACCTTCAGGCCGCGCGGGAAAACAATTACACCTTTTTCAACGCCACGGTCGTAGGTGTGGACAAGGCAAAGCGAACGGTCATGACGAGCGACGGCGATCTTACCTATGATTACCTCGTCCTTGCCCCCGGTATTGATTACGACTATTCAGAGTGGACGAAGGAGCCGGCGCTGGAACGTCGGCTCCGTACGGAGTTCCCGGCGGGCTTCAAACCGGGTTCGGAGCACCTCACCCTGCGTAACAAAGTGCTGGATTTTGAAGGGGGCAACTTCATTCTGACGGTGCCCGGCGGAAACTACCGCTGTCTGCCCGCACCCTATGAACGGGCCTGTCTCATCGCGGATTATTTCAAAAAAGAGGGTATCGAGGGGAAGGTCGTCCTGATCGATGAAAATGACGATATCACGATCAAGGCCGAAGGGTTCCACTCGGCCTTTGACAAGCTTTACAAGGAGTACATCGACTATCATCCGGGGACGAAGATCGCGCATTTCGATCTGGACAAAAAAGAGGTGATGACCGATTACGATGATGTTATCGCCTTTGAAGATGCCGCGTTTTATCCGCATGTGCGCGGCGGTAAGATCCTGGAGGTCGCGGGGGTCGCGAAGGACAGCATCTTCAACAAGATGGAGGCCGATATCAACGTGCTGACCTACGAGGTTAACGGCCATCCGGAGATCTACTGCGGGGGCGACGTCCGCCCGATGGGCTTCAGCAAGTCCGGTAACACCGCCAATACGGAAGGCGTCTACATCGCCAAACGGATCGCCGCCAAAATCAACGGGGGAGAGGAGACGCCGTGGGAATCGCCGCTGACGATCTGCTACTCGGCCGTTGCCAGCGATCCGGTCCTGGCCATTTCAATCAACGCCGGGTACGCTTACGATGCGAAGGCCAAACGCTTTACGTTTGCCAATGTCTACACCAACGAGACATGGGACGGGCGTGTCGGCATCAACAACGGTCGTGGCCTGATGGAGTGGGCCAAAGGCATGTACCGCGACATGTTCAACGCATAG
- the clpA gene encoding ATP-dependent Clp protease ATP-binding subunit ClpA: protein MISAELNAVFQKALLYAKDQRHEYLTIEHVFYALLGSKEGIAIIRECGGDVAAMRAMVSRYLSMTMDPLPEDVTQEPFETVALSRMIDQMIRHIQSAQKQQAEVGDLVAAIYEEKHTYACQVLLESDINRVDVLEVISHKDVQPQSVSDAEESYLEKYTVELVAQARAGRIDPVIGRQDEIERVVQTLCRRKKNNPLLVGEPGVGKTAIAEGLAIRIADGEVPELLEEAPVYALDLGAMLAGTKYRGDFEKRLKGVIDEVTAHKNAIMFIDEIHTLVGAGAVNGGSMDASNQLKPALASGAMKCMGATTYAEYRNVFEKDRALSRRFAKIDVDEPSQAESIEILKGLRPKYEKHHKLTYEDKALEVAVSLSKKYISDRFLPDVAIDLIDEAGASFHLKKHDRNVVEALDIENVIAKMTGIPTSQVCEDDTLRLEHLERDLRSKVIGQDAAVEKVALAIKRSRAGLNPEERPIASFLFAGPTGVGKTELAKSLAETLGVHFERFDMSEYMEKHALSRLVGAPPGYVGYEQGGLLTEAIRKHPYTVLLLDEIEKAHPELINILLQVMDNATLTDNNGYKANFKNVILIMTSNVGATERSVMGFNADSSLARGEALKAFFTPEFRNRLDAVIEFAPLDREIVEGIVDKFIGELNTQLATKGITITLGEKARGYLAEMGYDKAMGARPLGRIIQEKIKDPLTNEMLFGRLKAGGTVHVDYKNEIVFTYDEHAEEEAAV from the coding sequence ATGATCAGTGCCGAACTTAATGCCGTCTTTCAAAAAGCGCTGCTGTATGCCAAAGATCAGCGGCATGAATACCTGACGATCGAGCATGTCTTTTATGCCCTGCTCGGTTCAAAAGAGGGGATCGCCATTATCCGGGAGTGCGGCGGCGACGTCGCGGCGATGCGCGCCATGGTGAGCCGTTACCTCTCCATGACAATGGACCCCCTGCCTGAAGACGTGACCCAGGAGCCCTTCGAGACCGTCGCGCTTTCACGGATGATCGACCAGATGATCCGCCATATCCAGAGCGCGCAGAAGCAGCAGGCGGAAGTGGGCGACCTCGTGGCGGCGATTTACGAAGAGAAACACACCTACGCCTGCCAGGTACTGCTCGAGAGCGATATCAACCGCGTCGACGTTCTGGAAGTGATCTCGCACAAAGATGTGCAGCCCCAGTCCGTATCGGATGCGGAGGAAAGCTATCTGGAGAAATATACGGTGGAGCTGGTGGCGCAGGCGCGTGCCGGCCGCATCGACCCGGTCATCGGCCGCCAGGATGAGATCGAGCGGGTCGTGCAGACGCTCTGCCGCCGGAAAAAGAACAACCCGCTCCTCGTGGGCGAACCCGGCGTCGGGAAGACGGCCATCGCCGAGGGGCTGGCGATTCGCATCGCCGACGGTGAGGTCCCCGAACTGCTCGAGGAGGCCCCCGTCTACGCTCTGGACCTCGGGGCGATGCTGGCCGGCACAAAGTACCGGGGCGACTTCGAAAAGCGCCTTAAGGGGGTTATCGATGAGGTGACGGCGCACAAGAACGCCATCATGTTCATCGATGAGATCCATACCCTCGTCGGTGCGGGTGCCGTCAATGGCGGCAGCATGGACGCTTCCAACCAGCTCAAACCGGCCCTGGCATCGGGGGCGATGAAGTGTATGGGGGCGACGACCTACGCCGAGTACCGCAATGTGTTTGAGAAAGACCGGGCGCTGAGCCGCCGCTTCGCGAAAATCGATGTGGATGAGCCGAGCCAGGCGGAGAGCATCGAGATCCTCAAGGGACTTCGGCCGAAGTACGAGAAGCACCACAAACTGACCTACGAGGACAAAGCCCTCGAAGTGGCGGTATCGTTGTCGAAGAAGTATATCTCCGACCGCTTCCTGCCCGACGTGGCAATCGACCTTATCGACGAGGCGGGGGCGTCGTTCCATCTGAAAAAGCATGACCGCAACGTCGTCGAAGCCCTCGATATCGAAAACGTCATCGCAAAGATGACGGGGATCCCGACCTCGCAGGTGTGCGAAGACGATACCCTGCGCCTCGAACATCTGGAACGCGACCTGCGCAGCAAGGTGATCGGGCAGGATGCCGCGGTCGAAAAGGTCGCCCTGGCGATCAAGCGCAGCCGCGCCGGCCTCAACCCTGAAGAGCGGCCGATCGCGTCGTTCCTCTTTGCGGGGCCGACGGGCGTTGGCAAAACCGAACTGGCCAAGTCCCTGGCGGAGACGCTGGGGGTCCACTTTGAGCGTTTCGACATGAGCGAATACATGGAGAAACATGCGCTTTCACGCCTGGTAGGCGCCCCTCCGGGCTATGTCGGCTATGAGCAGGGCGGGCTGCTGACAGAGGCGATCCGCAAGCATCCCTATACGGTTCTGTTGCTCGACGAGATCGAAAAAGCGCACCCGGAGCTGATCAACATCCTGCTGCAGGTGATGGACAACGCAACACTGACGGACAACAACGGCTACAAGGCAAACTTCAAGAATGTCATCTTGATCATGACCTCCAATGTCGGCGCGACGGAGCGCAGCGTCATGGGCTTCAATGCTGACAGCAGCCTGGCCCGTGGGGAGGCGCTCAAGGCTTTCTTTACGCCGGAGTTCCGTAACCGCCTCGACGCCGTCATCGAGTTCGCGCCGTTGGATCGCGAAATCGTCGAGGGGATCGTCGACAAGTTCATCGGCGAGCTCAATACACAGCTGGCGACGAAGGGCATTACGATCACCCTGGGCGAAAAAGCCCGCGGCTATCTTGCGGAGATGGGCTACGACAAAGCGATGGGCGCCCGTCCGCTCGGCCGGATCATCCAGGAGAAGATCAAAGATCCCCTTACGAATGAGATGCTGTTCGGCCGTCTGAAGGCGGGCGGAACGGTCCACGTCGATTACAAAAACGAGATTGTTTTCACGTACGACGAACATGCGGAGGAAGAGGCGGCGGTGTGA
- the aat gene encoding leucyl/phenylalanyl-tRNA--protein transferase, translating into MIPQQIRYELAFPDPRDADESGIVAFGGDLSPSRLLLAYRSGIFPWYSKGDPILWWSPDPRFILNLDDFVLRRSLRKRLKHFEIRFNTAFGDVVRACATTPRPGQEGSWILPEMVEAYEVLHAMGHAHSVEAWQEGRLVGGLYGVEVGGMFCGESMFAHVSDASKAAFAALVEHLKARGFEMIDAQVPTEHLKSLGAIEVSRDYFLLRLEQLRDKGIMGFMQA; encoded by the coding sequence GTGATCCCGCAGCAGATCCGATACGAACTGGCGTTTCCCGACCCGAGGGACGCCGACGAATCCGGTATCGTCGCCTTCGGCGGCGACCTCTCGCCCTCGCGGCTGCTGCTGGCCTACCGCAGCGGTATTTTCCCCTGGTACAGCAAAGGCGATCCCATTTTGTGGTGGTCGCCCGATCCCCGGTTCATTCTCAATCTTGACGACTTCGTGCTACGCCGTTCCCTGCGAAAGCGGCTGAAACATTTCGAGATCCGTTTCAATACGGCCTTTGGCGACGTGGTCCGTGCCTGTGCGACGACGCCGCGTCCGGGACAGGAGGGGAGCTGGATCCTTCCGGAGATGGTCGAGGCCTACGAGGTGCTGCATGCGATGGGGCATGCGCACTCGGTCGAGGCTTGGCAGGAGGGGCGGCTTGTCGGCGGGCTCTACGGGGTCGAGGTCGGTGGAATGTTCTGCGGCGAATCGATGTTCGCCCATGTCAGCGACGCCTCCAAGGCCGCGTTTGCCGCACTCGTCGAACATCTGAAAGCGCGCGGTTTCGAAATGATCGATGCGCAGGTACCGACGGAGCACCTCAAGAGTCTGGGGGCGATCGAAGTGAGCCGCGATTATTTTTTGTTGCGTCTTGAACAGTTACGTGATAAAGGTATAATGGGTTTCATGCAAGCATAA